The window GGACAAACGTGCGCACAAATATCTGCCGATGGTGCGCAAGGCGTCGGAAAAATACGGCGTGGACGAATCGCTGATCCTGGCAATCATGCAGACCGAATCGAGCTTCAACCCCTATGCGGTGAGCGGTTCGGATGCGCTGGGCCTGATGCAGGTGGTGCAGCACACCGCCGGTAAGGATGTGTTCCAGATGCGCGGCAAATGGGGCACCCCGAGCCGCAGCTACCTGTTCGATCCGGAGAACAACATCGACACCGGCACCGCCTACCTGGCGATCCTGCAAAACAACTACCTGGGCGGCATTCAGAACCCGACCTCGCGCCGCTATGCGGTGATCACCGCCTACAACGGCGGCGCCGGCAGCGTGCTGCGGGTGTTCTCCAGCGACAGGACGCGCGCGGTGGGCATCATCAACGGCATGCAGCCGGGCGACGTGTACCAAACGCTGACCACCAAGCACCCGGCCGCCGAATCGCGCCGCTATCTGGTGAAAGTGAATACCGCGCAGAAGAGCTACCGCAGGAAGTAGCGCTTCCCGCGTGGATGGAAGAAGGGCCGGTGCGAACCGGCCCTTTTTTCATGGCTTGATCATATAGCCGAAGATGCGCTTCCAGCCGTGATCTTTTTTCTCGATGTAGACCCCCTGCAGCTCCGGCGAGAAGCCCGGCAGACGGTTGATGCCCTCCTCCAGCGCCAGGAAGTAGCGCTGCACCGCGCCGCCCCACACTTCGCCCGGCACCACGCACAGCACGCCCGGCGGGTACGGCAGGGCCCCCTCCGCCGCAATGCGCCCTTCCGCCTGGCCGATCGGCACCAGCTCGACGTTGTCGCGGATAAACTCCACGTTGGCGTCCTGCGGGTTCATCACCACCGGCGGGAAATGATCCTGACGGAACATCTCCTTTTGCAGCTGCTTGACGTCAAAGCTGACGTACAGATCGTGCATCTCCTGACACAGCCGGCGAATGCTGTAGCCGCGGTAACGCTGCTCGTTCTTGCGGTACACCGTCGGCAGCACCACGCTCAGCGGCGCATCCTCTTCGACATAACGTTCGAACTGCGCCAGCATCTCCACCAGTTGTTCCATCTTGGCCGGGTTCTCCGCCGGGGTCAGCAGGAACAGGATCGAGTTGAGATCGCACTTCTCCGGCACGATGCCGTTCTCGCGCAGGAAGTTGGCCAGAATGGTGGCCGGCACGCCGAACTCGGTGTATTGGCCGGTCGAAGCGTCGATGCCCGGCGTGGTCAGCAGCAGCTTGCACGGATCCACCAGATACTGGTCCTGGGCATAGCCTTCAAAGCCGTGCCACGTCTCCCCCGGCACGAAGGTGAAGAAGCGCGCGTCGTTGGCGATCAGATCGGTATCGTAATCCTGCCAGTCTTTGCCCGCCACCTGCAGCGGAATAAACGGCTTCAGCTGCGAGCAGCGCGTGAGCAGCTGTTTGCGCGTCTCGATGCCCAGCTTGACGCAGTCCATCCACATGCGGCGCCCGGCGGGGCCGGCGTGCATCTTGGCGTTGACGTCCAGCGCGGCGAACAGCGGATAGAACGGGCTGGTCGACGCATGCAGCATGAATGCGTTGTTCAGGTGCTTGTGGTTGCAGTGGCGCTTTTGCCCTTTGATGTGGTCGTCTTTCTTGTGGATCTGCGAGGTCTGCGAGAACCCCGCCTGCTGTTTATGCACCGACTGGGTGACGAAGATGCCCGGATCGTGCTCGTCCAGCTCCAGCAGCAGCGGCGAGCACTCTTTCAGCATCGGAATAAAGCCTTCGTAGCCCACCCAGGCGGAGTCGAACAGGATGTAGTCGCACAGGTGGCCGATGGTGTCGATCACCTGGCGAGCGTTGTAAATCGTGCCGTCGTAAGTGCCGAGCTGAATGATCGCCAGCCGGAACGGCCGCGCCGCCGCGGCTTTCTCCGGCGCCACCTCGCGGATCTGCTCGCGCAGATAGCGTTCGTCGAAGCAGTGCGCATCGATGCCGCCGATAAAGCCGAACGGGTTGCGGGCGGTTTCCAGATAGATCGGCGTGGCGCCGGCCTGGATCAGCGCCCCGTGGTGGTTGGATTTGTGGTTGTTGCGATCGAACAGTACCAGATCGCCGCGGGTCAGCAGCGCGTTGGTCACCACCTTGTTGGCCGCCGAGGTGCCGTTGAGCACGAAGTAGGTTTTATCGGCGTTGAACACCCGCGCCGCGTGCTTTTGCGCATCCTTGGCCGAGCCTTCGTGGATCAGCAGATCGCCCAACTTGACGTCGGCGTTGCACATATCGGAACGGAACAGGGTCTCGCCGTAGAAATCAAAAAACTGCCGGCCGGCCGGGTGTTTGCGGAAGAACTCGCCGCCCTGATGCCCTGGGCAGGCGAAGGTCGAGTTTTCCATCTCGACGTAGGTCTTCAGCGTTTTGAAGAACGGCGGCAGCAGCGCCTGCTCATAGGCGTCGGCGGCGGCCTCCAACTGCGCCATGTAGAACGGCTTGCTGGCGCCGGCCAGCAGCGCGAAAACCCCACTGACAAACGGCAGATAGTCCGGCGAGAGATGCTCGTCCCCTTCCACCGCCACGAAGGTCGGAATGTCGAACCCCGTCGCCTGCAAACACGCCAGAATGCCGGCGTTCACGTCGGCGACCGACACCACCACCGCCGCCACGTCGGTGTAGTCCGTCTGCTCTACGCGCACGATCTGGCGCAGCGTCTCAATGGTGGCGACCAGGCTGGCGCTGGTCGCGATTTTCAATTCTTTCATCATGCTGACTCTCAAACGGTGAAGGATGAGGGTGTGCCACCGGCACGGTAATGAGATAACGCGGTTATCCCGGTAAAAGCGATACCCGGGCACGGCAGCATAAGCGGCGTGCGTGACCGGCTCATGATCGGGGATCATCAGGCGGCTATCGGGGGAACTGGTCTTGGCAGCGTCCGACAGGCATCAGTAAAATCAGGGCCGCAGCGCTGGCTTTACGCATGCCTAACAGCGAGCGTCAGGCGGCCTTACCGCATGGCCGGCAGGCGTATTCGGGCGGATGACGTGCGGAGGAAACAACGGCGGAACGGTGGCGGCGTCAGATGTCTGGTGCGCAGCAGCGCTTGAGCAACAAAACCAGTCATGCCAATAACCCTCTGGCTTATAAGAAGCGGGAACACCGTTAGCGAACGGAGAGTGCTAAAATTTGCGCAATGATTGCATGATTCGTTGCGGGGTTCAAGCGAGAATCGTCTTGATTGAACGCCCGTTGACCAAGACATAATCCATTGTTATTTAATTGAAAAATAATAAATAGCGCGTTTTTGAGTGGTATAAATACACGTTTTATATGCATATTTATTGAATGAGGACATCCCCCCGTCCCCCGCCCCTCCGGGCTCGCTGCCTGAAAATAGAGCAACCGATCGGCTTTGTGACAGAAAGCGATTGACGCCATCCGGCCAATACGGTTTAATGCGCCCCGTTGCCCGGATAGCTCAGTCGGTAGAGCAGGGGATTGAAAATCCCCGTGTCCTTGGTTCGATTCCGAGTCCGGGCACCATATTTAGAGAACCCAGCCTATGGCTGGGTTTTTGCTTTTCAGGGACTGGACTCTCCATCGAACTACGTTCGATTATTCGGTCTGAAGACCTCACCCTGCGGGCCAGCGCTAAAGCGCTGTTCAACACGGCGCCAGCGCCGGTTGTCCGAGTCCGGGCACCCTATTTAGAGAACCCAGCCTATGGCTGGGTTTTTGCTTTTCAGGGACTGGACTCTCCATCGAACTGCGTTCGATTATTCGGTCTGAAGACCTCACCCTGCGGGCCAGCGCTAAGGCGCTGTTCAACACGGCGCCAGCGCCGGTTGTCCGAGCCCGGGCACCCTATTTAAAAGAACCCGCCTATGGCGGGTTTTTCGCTTTCTGGGGTACGGACTCTCCATCGAACTGCGTTCGATTATTCGGTCTGAAGACCTCACCCTGCGGGCCAGCGCTGAAGCGCCACCGCATCATCCGATGGATGTGCAATTTCGCATTACAGGTGCACTTTCTCGAAAGGCCCGCCCCCCAATCCCCGACCACCCAAGCGTCAAACGAGCGCACGCCTATTCTCCGTTTATCGAGTGTTTTTTATTGCCATTCGGTGATGGAATATAGCCACGAACCTATAACGGTATCACTTTGTTAAATCACAACATATTGGATTAAAACTAGGAACATTCCGAATAAAAACAACATTGCTGTTAATTCATTCATATAAGGCTATGCTGAATTTTACCCATTGATAAGACATTTTTAACCTATTCCGCCACCAACGCGAAATAATGGAGAATACGACGACAATGGCAATTGATATGTATATGAAAGTTGAAGGAATGACGGGCGAGTCCCAAGACAGCAATCATAAAGGATGGACCGACGTACTTTCGTTTAACTGGGGTGCTTCACAGCCAGGAAATATGGCTGTCGGCGGTGGGGGCGGTTCCGGGAAAGTGAATTACCAAGACCTCCGTATTCAAGCGCTTATCGACAAATCTACGCCCGCCATTCTTAAATATTGTTCCAGTGGAAAACATGTCGCGAAAATCGAGCTTTCCGTCTGCAAAGCGGGCGGCAACCAGGTGGAATATTCCAAAATCGTTCTCGAAGACGTGCTGGTGACGCAAACCGATTTTAACGGTGTCGGTCAAAATGATGCGATCCTGGTTGATTACGCCTTCCAGGCGTCAAAAGTCACCATGAGTTACTGGGAACAAGGCAGCAGCGGCACTAAAGGCGCGGAAAGCAAATCTGGTTGGGATATCAAGCAGAATAAAGAGAGCTAAGCGCATTCGGGCACCTAACAATACGTTAATGATCGGGTGATAAAATCATGGCAATGGATATGTTTTTAAAAGTTGAAGGCATTAATGGCGAATCGAAAAATGCGAATCACAAGCAATGGATCGATGTCTTTTCCTTTAACTGGGGCGCGCGGCAGCCTGGCAATATGGCCGTTGGCGGCGGCGGCGGTGCGGGTAAAGTGAATTTTCGCGATCTGACCGTACAGGCTCTGATAGATAAAGCGACACCTGCCTTATTGAAATACTGTTCGGCCGGTAAACACCTCGCCAAAGTGCAGTTGTCGCTTTGCAAAGCCGGTGGGCAGGAAGTGGAATATACTCGTATTACCCTGGAAGATGTATTAGTGACTCATACTGACTTCATCGGTGTCGAGCACGGTTCCACGCTAGGCATTGAATACTCTTTTCAGGCCGGTAAAGTATCGATGGAATATTGGGAGCAAGCGAAGCAAGGCAATAAAGGAGCTTCGGTGCAGATGGGCTGGGATATTAAGCAAAATAAAGAAAGCTAATCACATTACGGTGCATATCGTAATGGCGGGGGGATTATGGCATTTCCTAAGTCACATGAAATTTTAGCTCTGACATCGCAACACGAATCGAATAATCGGGTGTCAGCCAACTTTTTGACCCGTGAGATTTTAAATGAGGCCCTGATCCTCGTCAGGTCTCTGTCACCAGAAGAAGTCTTTCGATTAACAAAAACGGAGACCGGACAGATCGCGTTTACGCTGGGTGAACTCAAAGATGAAAACAACCGCCGGCTGACAGCCAATAATATTGAGTCAGGACAACGACCAGGCGGAAGAATTAATCACCTGGATAACCGCATTAATGTCTCTTTTCCCGGAACCTCATGGCAAATGGGGGCACGTGTTCAGCATTTTGAGAATATCGCATCGAGCACCGTCGGCGGAGCCGGACTGGTTTTGATCGCGGGATTATGGACGGGGGCCGGTTCTGGCGTTGGCAGCATCTTAGGCAGAAATGCCGCCCAACTCGCGGTAGTGACTGGCACTTATTTGGGTAAACGCTTCGTGACCAATAAAACCATGGTCGTGAATCAGATGGCGGCGCATATCAAAAACCTTGCCGATATGTTTAACTCCACCCACAACGCCTTTAATGATTTCAAGTTCGAAAGCGCAGCCAAACGCGCACAATACAGTCCCGATCCTCAGGCAGAGCACCCTATTACTTTTGAACAGAAAGTCACGGATAACAATGCAGTTCCTGCTAATCATACCGCTGCCATTCAGGCTATCGTGCGCCGTTTTGTGACGGGAACCTACCAACGTGTCGATATCGTCGGCCAGGGCGATATGTTTATAAAAGTCTTTTTCAGCGATGGGGAACTGGACATTTCGCAAGCCCAGTATGACTACCTCAGCAATTTGAAGCTCCCGAGATTGATCAACCTGGCAGGTCTTCACGGTTTTGGCGCAACGGTTGTCATTCTGTCCAGCGCGCAAAAATGCCCCGAGCTGACCAAAAGATTTTTATTGTCGGTAAGAATGGTCAATGATGATGACAAGGCAGATTGCCGGATCGGACGCGATCGTTGCGCCAGCGTGGCCAGGTTTTTTCACACTCGGCTCGAGCAAGCGTCCTCTCCGGCCAGCCTTTGTCCGGCATTAATTAAACGAATCCTGACCCCGGTAGTTAACGCGAACCATCCGCGCCCATTAGGGTGATGCAACTCGGGGTAAAATATTGCCGTTCGGGGGGCAACAAGAGGAGATAAAGGTACAGAAGCGTGCGTATCACCTCAGTGAAAGAGTGTGATACTCTGCCGAAAAAAACAAAATAACACGTTGAATTAAATGACAAAAACCACCTCACAACGCACAAATTTCATAATTTCACTTCCGATTTCATCTTTGCAAAAAGCATCCTGCTTCTAATATCACGTTATTTCACCTTCCCCGCGCCTATTTTAAGGCTATTCTAAGCAACGAATACACCGATCCCGGCAATGCAATGGCATATACACCAGAAAAGCAGATAAGAACTCATACGGTGGACATCCTCCCTGGTAGCCGTTTTCATGGCTTGATGAATCAGGCGGCATCGGATTTTTACTTAGGAATATTCATTAAATACACGCGCAAACCTTCATAGGGATTTTCATGGAAAGAAATAAGCCTGTAGCCTTTACCTGATGCGCTACCGAATTCTCAACGGGCATTTAAAAATGCGGCATTTTGGCCCGTACACCTTTTAATTACATTTAATTCGTGAAGCTTACTTATAAGAAAAAGGCAGCCTGGTTGCTATAAGCCACCCTATCTGCAGCCGTATTTCTGGGTATTATTCTCATTATACTGGAGCTTATTAATGAATCAGCGTTTGGATATCATCGGTATTGGCCTTGGCCCATCGAATCTTAGCCTGGCAGCCTTAGGAAGTGAAATAGAGGGATTTACGGGACAATTCCTTGAACGCAAGCCTCACTTCTCCTGGCACCCAGGGATGATCCTGGCGGATTGCAGTATGCAGACCAACTTCTTAAAAGATTTAGTGAGTGCGGTTGCCCCAACCAATCGCTACAGCTTTCTCAACTATCTGGTGAAAAACAGAAAATTTTATCGTTTCCTGACGACGGAGCAGCGCACCGCATCGCGCGAAGAGTTCGCCGATTACCTTACCTGGGCCGCCGCCGGGATGGGATCATTGGCATTCAATCAAGACGTTCAGCGGGTCGAATTTGACGATCGGCAGCGCCAGTTCGTGGTGACCACCTCGAATAAGGTCTTCCACGCCAAACACGTCAGCATAGGTATAGGCAAGAAAATAAAGTTGCCGGATTGCGTGACGACGCAAAGCGATCGCTGTTTCCACGCCAGCGAAATGATGCTGCGCAACCCCGATCTGACCGGGAAACGCGTGGCGATCGTCGGCGGCGGCCAGAGCGGCGCAGATCTGTTCCTGAACATTTTTAAAGGGGAATGGGGGCAGCCGGAGCAGCTCGACTGGATATCGCGCCGCAACAACTACAATGCGCTCGATGAGGCTGCTTTTGCCAACGAATACTTCACGCCCGATTACGTCGAGAGCTTTTACTCACTGGACAGCGCGGCCAAGCGGCATATGTTGGCCGAACAGAAGATGACCTCAGATGGCATCACCAGTGAGTCGCTGCTGGCGATTTATCGCGCCATGTACCACCGCTTCGACGTCCTGCGCGAGAAATTATGGGTGCGCCTGCTGCCCAGCCGTTCGCTGACGGCCGTGAAACACACGCTGGACAACGCCTACCAGCTCGAAACGCGTCATCATCTCGATCACGGCCAGGAAACCTTCAAGGCGGACGTGGTGATCTTTGCCACCGGTTATCAATCGGCGACGCCTGAGTTCCTTGAGCCTTTGGCCCACCGGTTGTTGAAGACTGCGGACGGCGAATACCGCATAGCCCCTGACTTTACCTTTGAGTGGGAAGGCCCAGCGGAGAACTGCTTATTTGCGATGAACGCCAGTATGCATAATCACGGCATTGCCGATCCTCAGCTGAGCCTGATGGCCTGGCGATCGGCCCGCATTCTTAATCGGGCGTTAGACCACAAGCCATTTGATCTGGGAACAACGCCGACAGCCATTCAATGGCGCAGTGAAAGCGTGCCGCCCGCGTTTTAAATACAAGAACGTCTTAATCATTGTCATTATGCTTTGATGGAATTACGTATATGAAGAGACAATTCAAGAAGTTTATTCTGAATCAGCTGGCCGTATTAGCCCCCGAATTCAAGGCCAGATTGATATACAAAAGGGCATTTGGCAAACCGCTGAATTTACAGTCCCCCTCAACCTGGAATGAAAAAATAAATCATCTTAAGTTGAATGACTACAGTAATAACGCATTAGTGACTCAATGTGCAGATAAATATGCGGTGAGAGAGTACATCAAAGAAAAGGGATGTGAAGAGATTCTTAATGAGTTGTATTTTTCCTGTGATTCAGTGCAGGAAATACCGTGGGAAACGCTGCCTGATAAATTTGTCATCAAGGGAAACCACGGTTCAGGGTATAATTTAATTTGCCAAAATAAGCAATCATTGAACATTAAAAGCGCCTCTCATCTGATTGATGGGTGGATGAAAGACGATTACTGGAAAACCTATGTAGAACTCAACTACAAAGGGATACAAAAAAAGATCATTGGGGAAAAATATATCGAATCGGCCAATGGTCACGGGCCTGAAGACTATAAAATCTATTGTTTCCGCGGTGTGCCTTACTGCACCTTACTGTGCGTCGGCAGGGATACCGGGACGCCAAAATATTACTTCTTCGACAAAGAGTTCAAGTTCCTTTGCTATAGCGAGGACTGCCTGGCATTGAGCCAGGAGGAGATAAACGCTTTCGTGAAACCTGAGGGATACGATGAACTGTTTGAGTACGCCACTCGCTTGTCGGCGCCCTTTGAGTTTGTTCGCGTTGATTTCTACATCTCGCAAGGCCAAATCATTTTTGGCGAGCTGACTTTTACCCCCTCCGCCGGGTTGGATACGGATATTTTGCCGCCGACCGATATTTTGCTTGGCAAGATGCTGACGCTGCAACAGCACTGATTTTCACCGGACGCCCGCAGAGAAGATCGTGCGGCGCAGTATCCAGCGCGAGGAGGAATACCGGCCGGCATGTTCGCAGCCTGCCGGCCGGTATTGCCCTGAGGGTTATCGGGCCAATGACCTCGCTTGTTCATGCCGCCGTTACAGAAAAGCCCCGCCACCCATCCCTGATAGCCCGCAGCCGACCCAAGAGCAATGCCTCAGCCGGACCACATAACCATTTGAAAAATAATGGCATTAAATAATCAATAAGAATCACTTACATATTTATAATAAAATGTTCTATATGTATAGGAAGCTATAATATAAGATACCGGAAAGTTTCCCTGGTGTTGTTGTGTGTCTTTGCCCTATTTTATAGGGCTTTTTTTGCTAAAAATCGTTGATAACCGTGTATTTCCCCCTCCCTTCGCCATTCCTCTCACCATAAAAATCATAACCATTTCTAATTAATTGCAATCTCTCTTATTCCTGACTTACCAATAATAACAATGAGTTGCTATTAACCCGGCAAAGCAACTGGCGACCCTCTTCCGGGTTTTGGCCGCCATTCGCGGCCGGAATGTCCGCCCTAAAGCTAGGTTTTTGCCGGGCGCGAACGGATGCTACTATCGGCCTTTTTCCGAAGGTGTTAACCCGCATGTTTTTGTCCAACCGGCATTTTATCTCTGCGCTTCTGGCGCTCGCCATCGGCCTTTGGCTGCCGGGCTCCGTGCTGGCCAGGCCCGATTTGGAACGCAAGATCGGCGCTACCGTAGCCGATAGCGATTCTGCGGATTACCGTTTCAGCGACCTGCGCTTCACCTCCGCCGATGGCCGACGGCATTATCGCGTTCGCATCGCCCAACCGCATCGGGCGCCTGAGCCGGACGGCTATCCAACGATGTATTTCCTTGACGGCAACGCGGTGCTGATGGAGTTAAACGCCGCCTTACTGGCCAAATTGGCAGCGGCGAAGCGGCCGCCGGTGCTGGTCATGATCGGCTATGACAACGATCTGCGCATCGATGCCGCCGGCCGCGCCTACGACTATACGCTCCCTCTGCCGGCAGGCATGAAGACACCGCCGCGGTCCGGCGGGGGCGCGGATGCGTTCCTGCAATTGATTGAAACTCGGATCAAACCGGCGATCGCCGCCAGACTGGCGGTCGATCCGCAGCGGCAGACGCTGTGGGGGCACTCTTACGGCGGGCTCTTCGTTCTGCACACGTTGTTTACCCATCCCGCCGCCTTTCAGCGCTATATCGCCGTGGAACCCTCGCTGTGGTGGGGCAATGGCATGATCCTGCAAGAAGCGCAGCAGATGACGGAACGGCGCGCGGCGCCGGCGGTAAGGCTGCAACTGTGGATTGGCCTGGCGGAACGCGATCGCGCGGCCCCGCCCGGCGTGAAGAGCCCCGCTCTGCCGGCGGACGCAACGCATTTGCTGGCCGAACAGCTGGCGCAGCTCGACGGTTTCACCGTCGGCTATCGGGAATGGCCCACCTTAGGGCACGGCGCCATGCTGGGCGCGACCATCGAGCCGGCGCTGGACAGCGTCATCGCAGAAGACTGAATCCGCGGCTCAGAAGGTATCGGCCACATTTTCATCTGCGGCGCATATCTTCTGATAAGAAGAGTGTTTAATATCTGAGACAGAGAACGGTGGCCGCGGGCGAGCGCGTCAAAAAACAAAGTGGCTCCCCCGTCGGCAAGTGAGCTTGCTCTATCCGGTGGAGCCATACAGTACTGCAGTTTTCCCGGTGGGGCCCTGGTGAGGCGCAAGTAGGAAAAGATGGTGTAAGCAGGGCATTTCAGCGTTTTAATACCGCCTGTTTCACTATTTTCTTCTCCCTGTGGCGCCTATCATAAGCGCCCGCTCACCAGGTGGAAAAGGGTGAAAACCACCCTTGAAATACATTAACGAAAGTGATATTAGAAGCGGTTGGGGCGAAAGCGCCTAGTTCAGTTTTGAATAATTAAATCAGGGAATTATATTAAAAATGAATATTAATATCACCGACAAACCCAACCCGCAGGATGAAGAGTTCGTTATCGACAGCCTTTGGGCGCACAATCATAAAACCCAGCCCGTAGACATTCACCCGCTGTTCCTGACCGTTACCGACGACAGCCAGCAGATCGTTGGCGGCCTGGTCGCGCGCACCTGGTGGGGCGGCCTGGAAGTGCAGTATCTGTGGGTTGGCGATCAATGCCGCAAAAGCGGGTACGGCCGCCAATTGATGGAGTTGGCCGAAGAAGAAGCCCGCAAG of the Serratia marcescens subsp. marcescens ATCC 13880 genome contains:
- a CDS encoding GNAT family N-acetyltransferase produces the protein MNINITDKPNPQDEEFVIDSLWAHNHKTQPVDIHPLFLTVTDDSQQIVGGLVARTWWGGLEVQYLWVGDQCRKSGYGRQLMELAEEEARKRGCHMAYVDTFDFQARGFYEKLGYRVYGELGDYAHRHTRHYLAKSL
- a CDS encoding lysine N(6)-hydroxylase/L-ornithine N(5)-oxygenase family protein, whose product is MNQRLDIIGIGLGPSNLSLAALGSEIEGFTGQFLERKPHFSWHPGMILADCSMQTNFLKDLVSAVAPTNRYSFLNYLVKNRKFYRFLTTEQRTASREEFADYLTWAAAGMGSLAFNQDVQRVEFDDRQRQFVVTTSNKVFHAKHVSIGIGKKIKLPDCVTTQSDRCFHASEMMLRNPDLTGKRVAIVGGGQSGADLFLNIFKGEWGQPEQLDWISRRNNYNALDEAAFANEYFTPDYVESFYSLDSAAKRHMLAEQKMTSDGITSESLLAIYRAMYHRFDVLREKLWVRLLPSRSLTAVKHTLDNAYQLETRHHLDHGQETFKADVVIFATGYQSATPEFLEPLAHRLLKTADGEYRIAPDFTFEWEGPAENCLFAMNASMHNHGIADPQLSLMAWRSARILNRALDHKPFDLGTTPTAIQWRSESVPPAF
- a CDS encoding ATP-grasp fold amidoligase family protein; this translates as MKRQFKKFILNQLAVLAPEFKARLIYKRAFGKPLNLQSPSTWNEKINHLKLNDYSNNALVTQCADKYAVREYIKEKGCEEILNELYFSCDSVQEIPWETLPDKFVIKGNHGSGYNLICQNKQSLNIKSASHLIDGWMKDDYWKTYVELNYKGIQKKIIGEKYIESANGHGPEDYKIYCFRGVPYCTLLCVGRDTGTPKYYFFDKEFKFLCYSEDCLALSQEEINAFVKPEGYDELFEYATRLSAPFEFVRVDFYISQGQIIFGELTFTPSAGLDTDILPPTDILLGKMLTLQQH
- the speF gene encoding ornithine decarboxylase SpeF; translated protein: MKELKIATSASLVATIETLRQIVRVEQTDYTDVAAVVVSVADVNAGILACLQATGFDIPTFVAVEGDEHLSPDYLPFVSGVFALLAGASKPFYMAQLEAAADAYEQALLPPFFKTLKTYVEMENSTFACPGHQGGEFFRKHPAGRQFFDFYGETLFRSDMCNADVKLGDLLIHEGSAKDAQKHAARVFNADKTYFVLNGTSAANKVVTNALLTRGDLVLFDRNNHKSNHHGALIQAGATPIYLETARNPFGFIGGIDAHCFDERYLREQIREVAPEKAAAARPFRLAIIQLGTYDGTIYNARQVIDTIGHLCDYILFDSAWVGYEGFIPMLKECSPLLLELDEHDPGIFVTQSVHKQQAGFSQTSQIHKKDDHIKGQKRHCNHKHLNNAFMLHASTSPFYPLFAALDVNAKMHAGPAGRRMWMDCVKLGIETRKQLLTRCSQLKPFIPLQVAGKDWQDYDTDLIANDARFFTFVPGETWHGFEGYAQDQYLVDPCKLLLTTPGIDASTGQYTEFGVPATILANFLRENGIVPEKCDLNSILFLLTPAENPAKMEQLVEMLAQFERYVEEDAPLSVVLPTVYRKNEQRYRGYSIRRLCQEMHDLYVSFDVKQLQKEMFRQDHFPPVVMNPQDANVEFIRDNVELVPIGQAEGRIAAEGALPYPPGVLCVVPGEVWGGAVQRYFLALEEGINRLPGFSPELQGVYIEKKDHGWKRIFGYMIKP
- a CDS encoding Hcp family type VI secretion system effector, which codes for MAIDMYMKVEGMTGESQDSNHKGWTDVLSFNWGASQPGNMAVGGGGGSGKVNYQDLRIQALIDKSTPAILKYCSSGKHVAKIELSVCKAGGNQVEYSKIVLEDVLVTQTDFNGVGQNDAILVDYAFQASKVTMSYWEQGSSGTKGAESKSGWDIKQNKES
- a CDS encoding Hcp family type VI secretion system effector → MAMDMFLKVEGINGESKNANHKQWIDVFSFNWGARQPGNMAVGGGGGAGKVNFRDLTVQALIDKATPALLKYCSAGKHLAKVQLSLCKAGGQEVEYTRITLEDVLVTHTDFIGVEHGSTLGIEYSFQAGKVSMEYWEQAKQGNKGASVQMGWDIKQNKES
- a CDS encoding alpha/beta hydrolase, which codes for MFLSNRHFISALLALAIGLWLPGSVLARPDLERKIGATVADSDSADYRFSDLRFTSADGRRHYRVRIAQPHRAPEPDGYPTMYFLDGNAVLMELNAALLAKLAAAKRPPVLVMIGYDNDLRIDAAGRAYDYTLPLPAGMKTPPRSGGGADAFLQLIETRIKPAIAARLAVDPQRQTLWGHSYGGLFVLHTLFTHPAAFQRYIAVEPSLWWGNGMILQEAQQMTERRAAPAVRLQLWIGLAERDRAAPPGVKSPALPADATHLLAEQLAQLDGFTVGYREWPTLGHGAMLGATIEPALDSVIAED